The stretch of DNA ACTCACTCGCCCTGCCTCACCCCTCCTCCAGTCCCTGGCCTCCTCCGCCTCCTCCCACCGACCAGCTCGCCTTCACCAGCGTCCCCATCCCCTCTCTCCAGCAGGGCGAGTGCACCACCCGCTCCGCCTATGGGCCGGCCCAGCTTCCTCCCGCCTCCCAGGAGGACGGCCCCTTCTTCCTCGCCGCCATCGTCGATGACCCGGACTCCGCCTTCGAGCTGCGCGAGGACAACAACGCCTTCGTCCATGGCCTCATCGGCGTCGGCAGCGGGCCTGACCTCGTCGTCACGACGGTGACGGGCCCGTTCGCCGTGTACCGGGATGCCGCGTTCACCGCGTCGATCCGTGTCTGCAACCAGGGCACCGATCCCAGCACCCAAACCTCGGTATCGGTGTACCTCTCCATGGACACCGACCTGACACCCGACCTGTCCATGCCCTTCTGGTAGCCCCAAGAGAAAGGGGCAGGCACCGATGGGTGCCTGCCCCACGTTCTCGTGACAATCCCCGCGTCGGACCGACGAAGGAGAGCCCTACCCCTTCCGGAGGCCCACGACCTCGCCGTAACCACCGGGGATGAAGAACTCGTGCGTCTCCATGCCCATGATGCGCAGCGCGGTGGTGACGACATCGGCGGACCTCGGGACGCGCTTCGACGTCTGTCCCGTCTCCTCGATGATGTCCACCGGGACGCCCAGGCCGCGCGTCGTGTAGGAGCCGACCTGGCGGTTCCCAGCCACGTTGCCGCCGGCGAAGAAGACCGACGTGTACGGGTGGTGATCATCCGGCAGGACGTAGTTTCCGTCCGACCCGCGGAAGGCCCAGCTCCGGCCGAACTCGCTCATCACCAGCACGAGGGTGTCGTCGAGCAGCGTCTTGCCCGGCTTGCCCGGCGCGGGCGTGTTCTTCATCTCCCCCAGGAACCGCGCGATGCAGTCCATGAGGCCGCGGCCGTGCGCGCTGCTGTAGGCATGGCCCGACCCGTTGTGCGTGTCGAAGTCGAGCTTGAGCGACACATGCACGGAGGTGCACAGGTCCGACTTGAGCAGGCGCAGCGCCATGTCCATCCGAGGGTCGAGCCCCGTGAGGTGGAAGTTCGCGAGGCCGAACGTGTAGGTGAACGTCTCGTTCAGGTAGCTCGACAGGTACGCGGGCCGGTTCGTCTTCAGCGTGTCGATCCCCTGGGTGCCCTCCAGCTTGGACACGACATCCGTCGCCAGCACGCGGGAGACGGACGACAGGGACCCATGGAGGCCCTCCAGGTAGCTGTCCACCTTCGCCGTGGAGCGGCCGATGAACGGCCGCGCCTGGGTGAGGGAGTAGCGCTCCACCGTCGTCGTCTTCAAGGTGCTGCCCGTGGGCTCGCCGCGGGCGTTCAGCTCGGCGCCCTCGGTGCGCGCATCCAGGCCGGTCCACCAGGCGTTGTCCGCGGGCTTCGCCGAGAGCATCGGCTTGAGCGCCTCGAGGGACGGGACCTGGACCGGCGAGGCGTGGGAAGGCAACCCCATGCCGACCGGCGTGCCACGCTCTCCGGCGACGACGACGAACGGCAACGGACGCGTCTCCCGGTGCTTCTCGTACAGGTGGTTCGCGATGATCGAGTGCACGGCGGGGGCTCGATAGTCCGAGCCGGCGACGCCGCACATCGCGGAGATGAAGGCGCTCGCGTGGTCATTGGTTCCCTGGTCGATGCCATGCAGCGCGCTGAACTGCTCATGCAGGGCGAAGTGCTTGTAGCCGTACATGAGCGGACTGAAGTTTCCGCGCGCGGCGGGGTCCGCGGGGTTCCACGACTGCCAGGTCCGCAGCGGCTTGTAGGGACCATTCGCGGGCGCCAGGTCCACCAGCTTGCTCGGCTCGAAGAAGCAGGGCTCGCTGCTGTAACCGCCGGCCCCCGGCATGCAGGCCGGGATGTCCGCGTCCTCCAAGGGGTTGAAGTAGTACGCGGGTCTGAAGCCGCCCGGGATGTAGATGACCGCGAGCCGGGAGGGCAGGTCCGAGTCCGCGGCGCGGGCGATGCCGGAGCGCAGCAGCCCCGCCCGGTCGAGGAGCGCGAGCTGCCCTGCTCCGAGGGCCCACTTGAGCAGTGTGCGGCGAGAGGTGTTCGGCATGGGGTCCTCGTCTCAGTAGGTGATCCACAACGGGTGGCGAACGAGCGCGGCGCAGACGCCCACCCAGGCCAGGCGCGTGCTCTGCTTCTCCAGCGGGAGGTAGACCTGCTCGAACAGCGCCGTCAGCTCGGCATCCGAGGGCGACTGCCCCAGCATGCGCAGATAGAGGTTGCGCAGGTTCTTCTTCACCAGGTCCGGACTCTTGGTGGAGTTGTCGGCGAGCGTCACGTAGCGCAGCACGGCCGTGTTGTTCGT from Myxococcus stipitatus encodes:
- a CDS encoding CARDB domain-containing protein; protein product: MGVGSGPDLVVTTVTGPFAVYRDAAFTASIRVCNQGTDPSTQTSVSVYLSMDTDLTPDLSMPFW
- a CDS encoding DUF1501 domain-containing protein → MPNTSRRTLLKWALGAGQLALLDRAGLLRSGIARAADSDLPSRLAVIYIPGGFRPAYYFNPLEDADIPACMPGAGGYSSEPCFFEPSKLVDLAPANGPYKPLRTWQSWNPADPAARGNFSPLMYGYKHFALHEQFSALHGIDQGTNDHASAFISAMCGVAGSDYRAPAVHSIIANHLYEKHRETRPLPFVVVAGERGTPVGMGLPSHASPVQVPSLEALKPMLSAKPADNAWWTGLDARTEGAELNARGEPTGSTLKTTTVERYSLTQARPFIGRSTAKVDSYLEGLHGSLSSVSRVLATDVVSKLEGTQGIDTLKTNRPAYLSSYLNETFTYTFGLANFHLTGLDPRMDMALRLLKSDLCTSVHVSLKLDFDTHNGSGHAYSSAHGRGLMDCIARFLGEMKNTPAPGKPGKTLLDDTLVLVMSEFGRSWAFRGSDGNYVLPDDHHPYTSVFFAGGNVAGNRQVGSYTTRGLGVPVDIIEETGQTSKRVPRSADVVTTALRIMGMETHEFFIPGGYGEVVGLRKG